GTCAGAGGGCGTGCAGGTCAAGATGACGTGTTATCTGGCGGATTTCGAAGGCGAGCTGAGCCCCGCCTCCGAAATCGCCGAGCTGGTCTGGCTGACCTATGCCGACCGGGCCCGTGTCTCCGCCGTCAGCCAGCTCATCTTCGACAAGCTGCACGAGATGAACTGGCTGGCGTAGCCGCGGCTGGCTCAGGCCTCCACGGGCGGAGACACACGGCGCGCGGTGAGGGCAGCCCCCGCGGACGCGGCACTCACGAAGCCCAGGGCAAGCCATTGCATCGCGGTGAGCTGCTCTCTCAGGAAGACCAGGCCCGCCAGGGCGGCCACCGCGGGCTCCAGGCTCATCAGAATGCCAAACGTGCGGCTCGAGAGCACCCTCAGCGCCGTCATCTCCAAGGTATACGGCACCGCGCTGGAGAGGAGCGCCACGGCCAGGGAGGCCGCAGCCAGCGGAGGCGTCAGCCGTGCCGCGAGGCCCTGCGCGAACGCGAAGGGCAGGACCGTCAGGGCCGCGAACAGCATGCCCGCCGCCACGCCCTGCCCTCCCGGGAAGACCCGGGACACGCGCCCACCGAGCACGATGTAGGCCGCCCAGCATCCCCCCGCGAAGAGCGCCAGCAGAACCCCCAGGAGATCCACCGCACCGGAGCCCCCCGGCCACGGAGCGATGAGGACGATGCCCGCCGCCGCGAGCACCACCCACAGGAAGTCCAAGGCGCGCCGTGAACCCGACACCGCGACCGCCAGGGGGCCGGCGAACTCCAGCGTGACGGCCAGTCCCAGCGGAATGCGCTCGAGCGACATGTAGAAGCTCAGGTTCATCATGCCGAGCACCACCCCGTACGGGATGACCATGCCCCACTGCGCGCGCGTCAGCCGCAGGAGGGGCGGCCGGAACGCCACGAACAGCAGGAGGGCGGACAAGCCAATGCGCATCCCGGCCGTGCCCGCAGGCCCCAGGGCCGGGAACAGCTCCTTGGCGAAGGCGGCGCCCCCCTGCACGCTCACGATGGACAGGAGCACCGCGGGCAGGGGGGGAAGGTGCCAGGAACGGCGGACCGGGGGGGCCTCACGCATGCGCGCCATCCTTACCATCGAGCCATGCCTTGCGGGTTGCTGAACGCCTGCCGACGCGGGATCATCCAGGCTCACCGCTTTGGAAGGCCGGTTTTCTCCTCATGCATGGCCGTCGCGTCCTCTCTCCAGTCCTCCTTCTTGGCGCAGGAACCGGCGAGGCCACCTGCGGAATCCTCTACCTGGCGGGCTACCTGCGCCGGAACGGCATCGAGGCCTTCGTCCGGCTCTACGACGCGGACGAGACCGAGGAAGAAGTCGTGCGCTCGCTCGAAGCCCTGGTCGCCCGCGTACGGCCCCGGCTCGTCGGGATCAGCCTCAAGTGGTTCCACCACGTCCACCGCGCGTTGCTCCTGGCCCGGACGCTGCGCCAGATCGACCCCGGAATCCGGATCGTCGTGGGCGGGAACACCGCGTCGTACTGGTGGCGGGAGCTGCACGCGTTCGACTGCATCGATCACATCGTCCTGGGCGACGGCGAACGGCCCCTGCTGGCGCTCTGTGAGGGGGACCCCTCTCCTCCCAATTGCGTGACCCAGACTCCGGAGGGAACCGCGCAGCGGCGGCCCCTGGAGTACGTGCAAGGGGCCACCAACAGCGAGGACGTCTACTACTCGCACTTCAGCGACATCTTCCTGAGCCGCCAGGACCTTCATGCCTTCTCGGGCTGGGTCGCGCCCGGCAAGGGCTGCGGCGAGAACTGCCTCTATTGCGGTGGGGCCCGCGGCAACCAGAAAGCCGCTTTCGGCCGCGCGAAGCCGTTCCTGCGGTCCGAGGACAGCGTGCGCCGCGACCACCAGGAGATCTCCCAGAAGACCTGGCAGTTCCGCTACGACTTCTCGGGAAGCTCCGCGGAGTTCCTGCAAAACACCTGGGCGGGCGTCGATCTCTCACGCCACGCCTGCACCTACTTCCTGTGGGGGGTGGCCCGGATGGAGCTCATCGACGCGCTGGCCCAGACCTTCGAGCGTGTCCACATGGTGCTCGACATCGGGTGCTTCTCGGAACAACAACGGCACGAGCAGATGCGCCGCGGCCTGCTCAAGCCCTGTGCCTCGGACCGGGAGCTCCTCGAACTCATCGACAACTGCCGCCGCCACCCGAACCTGGACGTCGAGATCTCTGGAATCGCGGGCCTCCCGTTCGCCAGCGCCGCCACGCTCAAAGAGGAAGTCCGGCTGGTGGAGCGCGTCATCAGCCTCGACTGCGTGGTGGGCTACCAACGGCTCGAAGCACAGCCGGGGGCACTCGTCACCGAGCACCCCGCGCGGTTCGACATGGAGACGGAAGCGCGGACCTTCGCGGAGTTCCTCGAGTACTTCGAGCAGCGCGAGCCCGGCGAGGTGACGGTGCCCATGCTGCGCTTCCGCGACACGGCGCTCGAAGAGGCGGTGCAGCGCACCTCGGAGCATGTGGATGCGCTCGCCTGGAAGCACCGGGACGCGAAGCGAAAGGTCCCGATCAACGGCCGCACGCGCCTGCGGAATACCGCGCCCTCGACGCTTCAGTTCAAGCTCGGGGATTGGCTGGGATTGCACCGGGTTCCCGCGAAGGTCGCGCAGGAACAGGTGACCGTCGTGCGGTCGATCGACGGAACAGGCATGGCCTGCGCCCCCTCCGTCAGCCCACGAAAGTTCACGGACCCGACGCTGGATCAAGGTGAGGAGGGGAAGATCCTCCTGACCACCCTGGCGGCCTTCGAGCAACCGACGACGGTCGCCAGCGCGGTGGCGCAACTGGGCGCGAAGGCAAGGCTCGATCCGGGCTCGGCGCGCGAAGTCATCGACCACCTCGTGGACGGGCGCTTCCTGCAACCCGCGTGAGAGGCCCCGGGGGGCCGCGTGGTAACGTCCACCGTGACACGCCCTCATGCGCCATTCCCTGACCATCTCCAGCTTCTTCCGCGTCTACGCGCTGCCTGCCCTCTGGCTGTTCGCGCTTCCGCTCTTCGGCCTGTGGTTCTCTGGCCACGCCACGTCCCGCTTCGACCGGGACGTGCTCGACACCCTCGAACGCCAGATTTCCCAGGATGCGGAGCTGGAGGAGGCGCGGCGGCAGGAACTGCTGGGCTTCTTGCGCGCCACCCCGGCTTCGGTGGCGTGCCTCTCCACGGGGGAGGAGCTGGAGGGGTTCCGCGGAACCCTGGGCGAGGCGTGCTCGGACGTGCGGCAGTACCAGTGGATGCACCGCCTGGCGCTCGCCTCGGTGGCGCTGGGGCTGCTCTCCGCGGGGGTGGCCCTCCTGTGTGCCCTGATGGCGTTTGTGTCGCGGCCCTTCCAGTACGGCAGCTTCGCCGTGGGCTGGAACGTGCTCCGGCTCACCGGGGCCCTGCAGACGCTCGCCCAGGGAGGGCTGGCCGTCTGGCTGTCCTACTGGATCACCGCGGTGTGGTTCGAGCGCTACTACCCGAAGCTCATCGTCATGGCCGGCATCCTGGCGGCCTTCGCGCTCTTCCACGTGGTGACCGCCATCTTCCGCCGCCCCGCCATGGACTTCGACGTGGAGGCGGAACGGCTGGAGGAGGCACACGCGCCGGAGCTGTGGGCCCATGTCCGCCGGCTGTGCGCATCACTCCAGACGCCTCCCCCGGACCACCTCCTCGTCGGCATTGACGCCAACTTCTTCGTCACCGAGAGCGATGTGCGCGTTAACGGGCAGACGCTCACCGGCCGGACCCTCTACGTCAGCCTGCCCCTGCTGCGCCTGCTCAAGCGGTCCGAGGCGGAGGCCGTGCTTGCCCACGAGATGGGGCACCTCCTGGGCGGGGATACGGGCCACGGCAAGCGGCTCGCGCCCATGCTCGCGCACTTCGGCGGCTACCTTCAGGCGCTCCGGGCCGGTGGGCTCACGCTGCCCATCTTCCACTTCATGATGGCCTACCGGGGACTGTTCGAGCTCTCGCTCGGCCGCAGCCGGCGGGAAAGCGAGCTCGCCGCGGACCGGCTCGCGGCGAGCGTCACGTCGGGCCAGGACATCGCCCACTCGCTCGTGAAGGTCGGTGCGTACTCGAGCTTCCGGGACCACACGGAGGCCCAGCTGTTCGCGCTCAGCGAGCAACAGCAGACCGTGGCCATCGCGCAGCGGGTCGCGCTCGGCTTCACCGAGTACGCGCTCTCCGAGGACGTGCACCGCGACCTGCACGGCGTCGTCACGCCGCATCCGTTCGACTCGCACCCGCCCCTCGCCGCGCGCCTGGAGAACGTGGGACAGCGGCTCGAGCCGGCTGACGTGGCGAAGGTGCTGCTGGAGCCCACGGACGCCTCGTGGGCGAGCGCCATTCTGGAGGCGGACACCGTCGAGGCGCGGCTGTGGGGCGTGTACGAGGCACGCTTCTCGGAGGCGCATGACCTGTCACTGGCCTACCGCTACGAGCCCGCCACCGGGACGGAGCGGCAGCACGTGGAGAAACACTTCCCGCCCCTCACCTTCGAAGGCAAGAAGGCAGGGCTGGAGGTCCGCCTGGACTTCGCGCAGGTGAGCAGCTCGGAGTGGGCCGGGCCTGTCCGCCTTGAGCAGGTGAAATCCGCCAGCACCCAGGGAAGCCTGTTCAAGAAATACCTGCACCTGCAGCTCAAGGAGGGCGGCCTGTTCAAGGGCAAGCGCTCCATCTGCCTGAGCAAGCTGCAGGACGGGGACGGACTGCTCCAGGCCTTTGGGCACTACCTGGGACGCCACAGGGCCATGGAAGCGCACCGCGCCCAGCCGCCCCAGGAGCGCTCCAAGGACTCGCACCAGGCAGCCTGAGCACTCCTCGGGGCCCCATGAAATCCCAGCCCCCCGCCTCAGCCCTGCTTCGTGAACGTCAAGTGGTCGAGATTGAAGGCATCCCCCAACCGCACCTGCAGGACGTGCGTCCCGGCTTCCAGACGCACCTGCGTGCTCACCGTCGTATACGTCTGCCATTCTCCGGTGTTCGGCACGGCAAGGGTCCCCACCTTCTGTCCATCCACCGCGAGGCGCAGTGAGCTGCCGTTGGCCGTCTGCGTCGCCACCCTCGCAGACACGGTGTACGTCCCACTCGACGCCACATTCACGGTGTACTCCAGCCACTCCGCGGAGCTCACCCATCCAACGTGGTAGCCGCCCCCCGGAATCGCGCCGACATCCACCCCTTCGCCCAACCGGTACGCGCCTCCTTCGTTCTGGGGACTGCCGTCGCTGTACGCGACGCCCTGCCCGCCTTGGTCGTAGTCCTCGGCTTGAATGACGCCGGGAATCGCGCGGGGGGAGCCGAAATACGGCGTGCCGTGCTGCTTCGTCTGCTTGACCAGCTGAATCGTGCCGTCGGCGTTGTAGTACAGCTTGTCAACGCTGACCGAGCGGAGCCAGTCGTTCCCGGACAGCATGCTCGTATGATAAAAGGCATACCACTCCCCCTTGTATTGCACGATCGAGCCGTGGTTCGTCGAGCTGTCGGTGGAGTCGATGTAGATGCCTCGATGCGTCCAGGGCCCGAGCGGGCTCGTGCTCGTGGCATAGCGCATGCGGTTGTGCTCGCCGTTCTGGTCGTGGTTGTCCGAGTACGACAGGTAGTAGAGCCCGTTGCGCTTGTGCACCCAAGAGGCCTCATGAAAATCGACCAGGCCCTGCATGGTTTGCATCTGGCCGTCGATCTCCATCATGTTGGCCTTGAGCTTGCCACCCTTGGCGATGCCACCACCGCCGTAATACAGATACGCCTGGCCATCGTCATCGACGAACACCGCGGGGTCGATCAGTGACTCGAGCCCTGGAATGTAACCCTGCACGGTGAAGTTCGCGGCCGGCTGCGTGCTCGTCGCCACGCCGATCTTCCAGGTGGTGTTCCACTCCGTCCCACTCGGGTGCGGAAAGTAGAAGTAATACACGCCGTTCTTGTAGGCCACGTCGGGCGCCCACATGAAGCCCCCCTCGGGCCGGCCCCAGGGCACATTGGACGCACGCAGGATCTCTCCGTGGTCCACCCAGTTGACCATGTCGTGGGTCGAATAGACGTGGTACTGGTCCATGAGGTCCGCACCGCGCGGCGGGGCGATGTCGTGCGACGGATAGACGTAAAGCCGCCCGTCGGCCCAGACGTGCGCCGAGGGGTCCGCGGTGTAGATGTTGCGGAAGATCGGGTTGCGCGAACTCCCAACGGTCTGAGCCTCGGTCGAGGCCGCGGCGAGCGATACGCCGGCGATCGCCAGCGACAGAATGCAACGCTTGGTCATGCATGACTCCTCAGGATGCGGAAGCGCAATCGCTTCCGCATCCCTGGAATATCTGCCATCCAAGTTTTGGCCGTCAATCCGGCGATTGGAAAAATCGCCCGATTTTCACGCCCTTACGCAAAGGGTGCCCCGGCTCCGGTCTTTGCGGTCCCGCTGAGTGGAAGCTCCAGGGTGGCCACGGCGCCCAGGCCGGGGCCCTCGCTCTCGAGCGTGAGCCGGCCATTGAGGAGCTGGGCCGCCAAGGCGCTGGAGTGCAACCCGAAGCCGTGGCCGTCCTTGCGGGTGGTGAAGCCGTGAGAGAACAGCTTGTCTTTCACTTCGGCGGTGATTCCCACCCCATTGTCCACCACCTGGATGAACACGGCCTGTCCCTCCGCCCACAACTTCACCCACAGGGTGCGCGCCCCTTCGGGTATCGAGTCCAACGCATACTTGGCGTTGTTGAGCAGGTTGATGATGACTTGCAACACCTTGTGCTTGTCCACCCTCACCTTGGGAACGGAGGACAGCTCCCGCTGGACGGACACCCCGTGACGCTGGAGCGCGGGCAGTTGGATCCGCAGGGCGTCCTCGATGAGCTGGGCCAGGTCGCACTCCTCCGTGATCAACGTGGTCCTGGCATACGTCTGCTGAACCTGGACGATGGCGCGGATGTGCTCGATGTGACGGCCCATGGCATCCATGTCCTCCATGAGGCGCGTCTGCTCGTGCACCAGCTCGTCCGCCAGCGCCGACAAATATTCCGGCAGCCGGCCGCCGCGAGCCCCCACGGCCAGGAATTGGGCCAGGCCCGCCCGGTTCTCCCGCAGCAGGGCCGTGGCCCGCTTCAACCGGCCCACGCGGGAGGCGCCCAGGGCCCGGCGCATCATCTCCAGGTTGACGACGGCACTGGTGAGCACATTGCCCACGTTGTGCAGCACGTTGGAGGCCACCTCGGACATGCCCACCTCGCGCGCGGTGTCCACCAGCCGGACCTGGGCCTGCTTGAGTTCGCGCGTGCGCTCCTCCACGCGCTGCTCCAGCGCCTCATTGGCCTGGCGGAGCTCCGCCTTGGCGCGCTGGACGTCCTCGTAAAGCCGGGCGTTCTCGATGGAGATGGCGGCCTGGGAGGCGAGATGGCCCAGGAGCGTCAGGCGGGCTGGGCTGAAGGCGTTGGTGGCCAGGTTGTTCTCCAGGTAGAGCGCCCCGGAGAACTGCTCCTGCCGCAACAGGGGCAGGCACAACACCGACCGCGCCCCGCTCTGGGCCAGGTAGGCATCGGACGAGAAGGAATGGGGCTTGGAGGCATCGCCAATGAGCACATGCTCGCGCGTGCGCCGCACGTAGGAGAGCAGCGTCCAGGGAAGCCCGGGGTTTTCGCCCTCGGGCGAGGCATCGGAGAGGGCCGCCACCGTGAGCGTGTCTCCGTTGAGAAGCAGCAGGGCGCCCTTCTGGGCTCCAGCGTTCTCGATGGCCGCGTGCAGCAGCGTGGTGACCAGACGCTCCAGGACGATTTCACTGGAGACAGCCTGCTGCGCCTTGACGACCGTGAGCGCGTCAATGCGGGCCGAGTCCGTGCTGTGGGTGGACAGTGACGCCTGGGTCTCCGCCAAGGCGGTGGGGGCGGGCCACAGGGACTCCAGGTGCTGGACCTTGCTCACCGCGCCCCACTGGCGGTAGGCCGCCCGGGCCTCCAGTGCGAAGGACTGGGCGGCGACGGGCGCCTGCCGCGTCCGCCAGAAGTTCGCGGCGAGCTCGTTGGCCAGTCCCACGTACTGGGTGGCTCCGTTCTCTCTCGCCGAGCGGATGGCCTCTTCAAAGCCGCGCGCCGCGGCATCCGGCCGGCCCTCGATGCGGGCCCGCTCCGCGGACACCATCCGCTCGAGGGCCAGGAAGTTCTCGGGGCAATGGCGCGCCCACTCCGCGAGCTGCTCCTGGTGACGCTGGATGTCCTCCAGAAACTGGCGCTGTTCCTCCGGCGTGGCGTCCTCGAAGCACGCGGCCAGGGTCAGGGCGCGGTAGACATGGAATTCGCGGGCGGGGAGGCTGCCGGCGGTGGTCCACAGGAACTCGCGGGCCTTGTCCGCCGCATGCCGCGCCTCCGCGTAGGCGCCGCACATGAACCTCGACTGGAGTTTGATGATCCAATAGGCGCTGCGCGAGCCCGTGATGCGCCCGGGCAGCCCTGCCTCGAAGGACTGCTCATCGAAGCCCTCCCCGTTCAGCGTGCCGAACGAGAGGGAGTGCCCGCGCATCTGCTGGATGTAGCGCTGCGCCACGAAGAGCAATTCCTGGGGCTCCAGGAACCCTGTCTTGCTCAAGAACTCGCCGCGCACGAGCGACTCCTGGTAGACCTCGTCCAGGTTGTGCCCCATGCCAAGGCGATTGGTCACGAAGTAGACGCTCAAGAAGGGAGGCGCCACGACGTCCCCCACTTGAAGCGCCTGCTGGAAGCCATCGAGGGCGAGTTCGTGCACCTTGGGCAGGGGCTGGGTCCAATAGCTGACGAACTCCAGGCCCATCACCACGCCGCCCCGGTGGCCGGGCAGGTTGTGCCGCTCGACGAGCGCGAGGGCGAGCCTCGCGAAGGCAAGGCCTTCCCAGTACCGTTTGAAGTACGCGCCGGTGACGATGCCAAACCAGGCAAACCCGGGCGCGGAGGCATCCACGAAACCGTGGCGGAGGGTGAGGGAGACCACCCGGCTCAGGAGGACAATGAGCAGGGGGTGGTGGGTGGGGTATGCGGTGATGCCGAGCTTGAACAGGGCGCTGACGACCAGCTTCATGTCCGGGCTGGTCATGAGGGGCAGCTCGATGAGGCTCTCGATGGGCCTTGTCCCCAACAAGGTCCATGCCTCCTCATGGGCGGCCACCGCCTCCTCCCAGGTGGGGTTCTCCGGCAGCGGCATGCCCAGCAGCGCCAGGCACTCCAAGATACAGGCCTGGCCCTGCTGGTACTCACTCGCGCTGAAGTGGGCATCCTGCCTCAACATGTAGACGGCGACGGCCTCCGAGCGGGTGCGCGCCCGGAGACGGAGTTCACCGGCCAGCTGGAGCGCCCCGGCGCTGTTGCCATTCATGAGCTCGCAGCGCGCCTGTTCGAGCCTCAGCGCGAAGGCCAGCTCGGGGTCCGTCTCCCAGGGGTCTCCCGGAATGAGCGAGAACGCGTTCTCGAGGTAGGTGATGGCGGGGCGGAGCGCGACCGAGGCCTTGGCCTTGTAGCCCGCCTCGGCGTTCAGCCGCGCGAGATGGTGGCGCTCCGCGGGGCTGTCGATCAGGTCCACGCCCGCGTTGAGCTGGCTGACCACGTCGAAGAGCGACTCGCGCACCTCCTCCTCGGTGAGGCGCTTGAGCATCATCCGGCCGATGCGCAGGTGGATGGCCTTGCGCTCCGGCTCGGAGAGGAGGGAGTGGGCGGCCTGCTGGATGCGGTCATGCAGGAAGCGGTATTGCTCCGGACCTGCGCGCACCAGCATGCCCTCCTGGAGCGCGTGCTCGATGCCGTGCTCGACCTCCCCCTCGGCGCTCAGACCGGCGAGGGCCCCCAGCAGTTGGAGGGAAAAGACGTTGCCCACGCACGCGGCCAGCCGCAGCAGATGCTGGGTGCCAGGGGGGAACTGGCGCAGCTTGCCCACCATGAAGCCGACAATGTTCTCCGAATATCCCCGGGCCTGTACCCCTTCGGCATCCCATTGCCAGCCCCCTCCGGGCGCACGCACCAGCAGGCCATCCTGGTGGAGCGCCACCAGCAACTGCAGCAGGAAGAAGGGGTTGCCTCCCGTCTTCTGGTGGACGAGCGCAGCGAAGGGAGCGATGAGCGCCCTCCCCGCCCCCGGCAGCGCCTCGGCCACCAGGTGCTCCACCTGATTCACGCTCAGCGGCCCCAGGCGGATGTCCGTCACCCGGGCCCCTGCCTTGCGCACCTCCGCCAACACGTGCACGAGCGGGTGGGAGGCCCCCACCTCGTTATCCCGGTAGGCGCTGATCCACAGCACCGGCAGGCACTCCTGCGGGGACAGCAATTGGGCGAGGAGCTGCAGGCTGGCGAGGTCCGCCCACTGCAGGTCATCCAGGAACACCACCATGGGGTGCTCGGGGGTGGCGAACACCGCGAGGAACTGGCGGACCACCCGGTAGAAGCGGCGCTGGGCCTCGCCCGAGGGCGCCTCCGGGAGCGGAGGCTGCGGCCCCACCAGCACTTCCAACTGCGGCACCAGGTCCACGAGCCACTGGCCGTGGCCCTCCCAGGCCTGGTTCACCTGCTGGCGCCACCTGGCAATCTCCTCGTCGCTCCCCGCGAGCAACTGCTGCACCAGCCGGCGGAGGAACTGGGCCAGGGTGGCGTACGGAAGGTCCCGCTGGAACTGGTCGAACTTGCTGCTCAGGAAGAAGCCGCGGCGCTGCACCACGGGCTTGTGCAGCTCGTTCACCAACGAGGACTTGCCAATGCCCGAGTAGCCGCTGACGAGGAACAGCTCCGGCTGGCCCGTGCGGCTTACCCGCTCGAAGCCCTCGAGCAGGGTGGCCACCTGCGCCTCACGCCCGTAGAGCTGCTGCGGCAACTGGAACCGGGTGGGCGTGTCCTGCGTCCCCAGGGGGAAGACCTCCTGCGCGCCCTGGCCTTGCGCCAGACGGCAGCGCTCCAGGTCGGCTTGGAGGCCCTCGGCGCTCTGGTAGCGCTCCTCGGCCACCTTGGCCAGGAGCTTGAGGACGATGGCGGACACCGCCAGGGGCACCTGCGGGTTCAGCTCGTGCGGGGGCCTTGGCTTCTGCGCCATGTGGGCGTGGAACCACTCGAGCGCATCCTTGCCCTGGAAGGGGCGGCGCCCCGTGAGCAGCTCGTAGAAGGTGACCCCCAGCGAGTAGAAGTCCGTGCGGTAGTCCACCACCCGGTTCATCCGCCCCGTCTGCTCGGGCGACATGTACGCCAGCGTCCCCTCAATCAAGTGTGCCGGGGCCGCGTCCAGGTGTTCGACTTGCTGGAGCGTGGCCACCCCGAAGTCGATGAGCCGGGCTTCCCCCGAGGGCTCCACGATGATGTTGGAGGGCTTGATGTCCTTGTGGATGACGTTGCGGTGGTGGACTTCGCCCAGGGTGGAGGCCAGCGAGAGGGCCAGGCTCAAGAACCGGGAGAGCCCCAGGGGCTGGCCCGTGGACTCGGACAGGGCCTGGCCCTGCACCCGCTCCAGCAGCAGCAGGGGCCGCTCGTGGAGCCGCTCGAAGGCATAGGGCCGGGCGACCCCACGCACGTCTCGCAGCCGCTGCAGGATGGCGAACTCCCGCCGGTACCGTTCGATCTCGCTGGGACTGGGGGAGGCCGCCATGGGCGTCTTGATGATGACGGGCAGGCCATCGGCCTCGCGAACCGCCTGGAACAAGACGTTCGAGCCCGTGGCTCGAATGGTTCCAAGAAGCCTGTATCCTGGGATGTTCAACATGGCTGAGCGTCCATACTAACCCCGAGGATCTCACGTCTCGGCGCCGTTGTTCCTGAAAAAATAAATTAATACTGCAAGAGCCTGCTCTGAAACAGCCCCTGCCTGCCATGCCCGCGAAATCAATCCTCGAGGTCTGCGCCTTCCACATCGACTCCTGCATCATCGCGGAGAGGGCCGGCGCGGCCCGGGTGGAGCTCTGCGACAACCCCATCGAAGGCGGCACCACCCCCAGCTATGGCACCCTCAAGCGGGCCCGGGAGAGCATCTCCATCCCGCTCTACCCGATACTCCGCCCCCGCTCTGGGAATTACTTCTACAGCGACGAGGAGTTCGCCATCCTCAAAGCCGACATCGAGATGTGTCAACAGCTCGGCTGCGATGGCATTTCCGTGGGCGTTCAGACACGCCACTCGGAAATCGACACGGAGCGGCTGAAACGCATCGTGGAGTGGGCGGGCCCCATGGGCGTCACCTGCAACCGTGTCTTTGACTGTGCGCCGGATCCGTTCAAGGCCCTGGAGGACGTCATCCGCTGTGGCTGTGAGCGCATCCTCACCTCCGGACAGAAGCGCGCTGCGCCTGATGCGGGAGAACTCCTGGGCAGGCTGGTCGAGCAGGCCGGTAGCCGCATCACCGTCATGCCAGGGGCTGGCGTGAAGTCATCCAATATCGCGAAGCTGAAGAGGGAATCGGGCGCCAGGGAGTTCCATTCCTCGGCGAGAATTGTTGCGCCCAATCCGGTGACCTACATCAATCCCGCGGTGAGCGATTACGGCAACGTGTACCTCGCGGATGAGACAGAAGTCAGGGCCATGGTGGAGGCCTTGCGGCACGAGGAAGCAGGACACCCCGCCTGAGCCGAGGCACCGGAATTTCCGCCGATCCTCCCTGAATCCCCGCCCTCCCCTCCGTGGGGGGCCTGACGCATCCTTGGATTCCATCGCCCGCCTCCCGCAGGCCTCCCGAGGACATGTCATGACCCACGAACACCCCCACGCCTCCGTCCACCACATCGTGCCGGGATTTGGCGCCGACCGCGCCGCCCACTACGACACCCAAGCCTCCGTCAACCTCGCTGGCACCCAAGCGATGTACGAGCTCGGCGTCAGCGCGCTGACGGCTCAGCTCGATGGCCAGGACTCGGCGTCCCTGCTCTTCGTCGGACTGGGCACGGGCATGGAGTTGATGCCCTACCTCCGCTTCGACGTGCCGGGCTGGCGCTTCACGGGCGTGGATCCCTCCGGCGCCATGCTCGCCGTCGCCCGCGAGCGCCTGGAGGCCGAGGGAATGCTCTCGCGCACGCACCTGCACACCGGCGAGCTGCACACCCTGCCTCCTGGCCCTCCGTTCGATGGCGCGCAGATGATGGGAGTCCTTCACCATGTGGAGGGCGAGGAGGCCCGCCTTGGGCTGCTGCGGGAGGTGACCCGGCGGCTCAAGCCCGGGGCCCCCCTGGTTCTGGGCTGCCGCGTCGGCAAGGACCCCGAGCTGATGAACGTGGAGCTGCGGCGGCTGCGGGCGTATGGCATTCCCCCGGACGCGCTGGAGCACCGGCGTCAGCTCTTCGCGAAGATCCAGCCCATCGAGTCCGATGCCGCCCTGTTCGCGATGCTCGCCCGGGCTGGACTGGTGACGCCACGTCCGATCTTCATCTCGCTGCAGTTCAAGGTCTTCCTGGCGCGCTTCGAGCCTTGAACCGATGCACATGTCTCCCGCTTGGAAAGATCAAGTCCCTCAGCGCTTGCAAGCTTTGGACACGCGTCTCCCAAGCGGGGATTCGCACTTGTTGTTTCAGGTCACTGTACCGGTGAAGGATCGCGAGACACGTCAGCCAGGATGCCGCGGGGGCGCGGCCGCCGTAGCCCTCGAAAAACCGCTCGCTCAGCGCAGGCTTTCCTTCGGCGAGAAACAAGAGTGGACCTAAAAAGTCATACTCCGGCGCTCCGATCATCGCATCACCGAAATCAATCATTCCGGTGAGCTCCCACTGGTTCATCTTCTTCTCCGCAAGAAGATTGAACGGGGTGTACTCACCCGTCAGAATGACGGAGCGGGGAGCTTGAAACCAGGCGCGATGGCCGGAGACGAAATCGTTCAGGCCTCGCAAGAACCAATCGGGCATCCCCTTGGCTTGA
The sequence above is a segment of the Stigmatella aurantiaca genome. Coding sequences within it:
- a CDS encoding trifunctional serine/threonine-protein kinase/ATP-binding protein/sensor histidine kinase; translated protein: MLNIPGYRLLGTIRATGSNVLFQAVREADGLPVIIKTPMAASPSPSEIERYRREFAILQRLRDVRGVARPYAFERLHERPLLLLERVQGQALSESTGQPLGLSRFLSLALSLASTLGEVHHRNVIHKDIKPSNIIVEPSGEARLIDFGVATLQQVEHLDAAPAHLIEGTLAYMSPEQTGRMNRVVDYRTDFYSLGVTFYELLTGRRPFQGKDALEWFHAHMAQKPRPPHELNPQVPLAVSAIVLKLLAKVAEERYQSAEGLQADLERCRLAQGQGAQEVFPLGTQDTPTRFQLPQQLYGREAQVATLLEGFERVSRTGQPELFLVSGYSGIGKSSLVNELHKPVVQRRGFFLSSKFDQFQRDLPYATLAQFLRRLVQQLLAGSDEEIARWRQQVNQAWEGHGQWLVDLVPQLEVLVGPQPPLPEAPSGEAQRRFYRVVRQFLAVFATPEHPMVVFLDDLQWADLASLQLLAQLLSPQECLPVLWISAYRDNEVGASHPLVHVLAEVRKAGARVTDIRLGPLSVNQVEHLVAEALPGAGRALIAPFAALVHQKTGGNPFFLLQLLVALHQDGLLVRAPGGGWQWDAEGVQARGYSENIVGFMVGKLRQFPPGTQHLLRLAACVGNVFSLQLLGALAGLSAEGEVEHGIEHALQEGMLVRAGPEQYRFLHDRIQQAAHSLLSEPERKAIHLRIGRMMLKRLTEEEVRESLFDVVSQLNAGVDLIDSPAERHHLARLNAEAGYKAKASVALRPAITYLENAFSLIPGDPWETDPELAFALRLEQARCELMNGNSAGALQLAGELRLRARTRSEAVAVYMLRQDAHFSASEYQQGQACILECLALLGMPLPENPTWEEAVAAHEEAWTLLGTRPIESLIELPLMTSPDMKLVVSALFKLGITAYPTHHPLLIVLLSRVVSLTLRHGFVDASAPGFAWFGIVTGAYFKRYWEGLAFARLALALVERHNLPGHRGGVVMGLEFVSYWTQPLPKVHELALDGFQQALQVGDVVAPPFLSVYFVTNRLGMGHNLDEVYQESLVRGEFLSKTGFLEPQELLFVAQRYIQQMRGHSLSFGTLNGEGFDEQSFEAGLPGRITGSRSAYWIIKLQSRFMCGAYAEARHAADKAREFLWTTAGSLPAREFHVYRALTLAACFEDATPEEQRQFLEDIQRHQEQLAEWARHCPENFLALERMVSAERARIEGRPDAAARGFEEAIRSARENGATQYVGLANELAANFWRTRQAPVAAQSFALEARAAYRQWGAVSKVQHLESLWPAPTALAETQASLSTHSTDSARIDALTVVKAQQAVSSEIVLERLVTTLLHAAIENAGAQKGALLLLNGDTLTVAALSDASPEGENPGLPWTLLSYVRRTREHVLIGDASKPHSFSSDAYLAQSGARSVLCLPLLRQEQFSGALYLENNLATNAFSPARLTLLGHLASQAAISIENARLYEDVQRAKAELRQANEALEQRVEERTRELKQAQVRLVDTAREVGMSEVASNVLHNVGNVLTSAVVNLEMMRRALGASRVGRLKRATALLRENRAGLAQFLAVGARGGRLPEYLSALADELVHEQTRLMEDMDAMGRHIEHIRAIVQVQQTYARTTLITEECDLAQLIEDALRIQLPALQRHGVSVQRELSSVPKVRVDKHKVLQVIINLLNNAKYALDSIPEGARTLWVKLWAEGQAVFIQVVDNGVGITAEVKDKLFSHGFTTRKDGHGFGLHSSALAAQLLNGRLTLESEGPGLGAVATLELPLSGTAKTGAGAPFA
- a CDS encoding copper homeostasis protein CutC, with product MPAKSILEVCAFHIDSCIIAERAGAARVELCDNPIEGGTTPSYGTLKRARESISIPLYPILRPRSGNYFYSDEEFAILKADIEMCQQLGCDGISVGVQTRHSEIDTERLKRIVEWAGPMGVTCNRVFDCAPDPFKALEDVIRCGCERILTSGQKRAAPDAGELLGRLVEQAGSRITVMPGAGVKSSNIAKLKRESGAREFHSSARIVAPNPVTYINPAVSDYGNVYLADETEVRAMVEALRHEEAGHPA